A section of the Jannaschia sp. S6380 genome encodes:
- the trbG gene encoding P-type conjugative transfer protein TrbG, which yields MIDRAPLPRLAPVIVAALLLSACATEPLPQIDYDASVPPLPPPPAVVVESGPEPLHRPPVVTPARGGTEGAATPTARIAAANGAARIEPRRAGYFNAVQVYHYSPGALYRIYASPGKITEIALDYGERLVGDGPIAAGDTARWIIGDTVSGAGRSARVHVLVKPTRPDIETNLILNTDRRTYHLELISDEATHMPSVAWYYPAERTRRGSTAGIPAAPILPAPSHRNHRYALQVEAPAPPWRPRQVYDDGRRVYIEFPRGIVQGEMPPLFVLGSDGSPELVNSRVHRNVIIVDRLFAAAELRLGTGRAQQVVRIVRRQQSAVAPAPLTQDRRIGGKL from the coding sequence ATGATCGACCGCGCGCCCCTGCCCCGCTTGGCCCCCGTGATCGTCGCAGCCCTACTCCTCTCGGCCTGCGCGACGGAGCCGCTGCCGCAGATCGACTACGATGCCTCCGTCCCGCCGCTGCCTCCACCGCCCGCCGTCGTCGTCGAGTCTGGCCCCGAGCCGCTGCATCGCCCACCGGTCGTGACGCCTGCACGCGGCGGGACCGAGGGTGCGGCCACGCCGACCGCCCGGATCGCCGCCGCCAACGGCGCCGCACGGATCGAACCGCGGCGCGCGGGGTATTTCAACGCCGTGCAGGTCTATCATTACAGCCCGGGCGCGCTCTACCGGATCTATGCCAGCCCCGGGAAGATCACCGAGATTGCGCTCGACTACGGCGAGCGGCTGGTCGGCGACGGTCCGATCGCCGCCGGCGACACCGCGCGCTGGATCATCGGCGACACCGTCAGCGGCGCGGGTCGCTCGGCCCGGGTCCATGTATTGGTCAAGCCGACTCGGCCCGACATCGAGACCAACCTCATCCTCAACACCGACCGCCGGACCTATCACTTGGAACTGATCTCCGATGAGGCGACCCACATGCCGTCGGTCGCCTGGTACTATCCCGCGGAGCGGACCCGTCGCGGATCGACGGCGGGTATCCCGGCAGCTCCGATCCTGCCTGCCCCGTCCCACCGCAACCACCGCTACGCGTTGCAGGTCGAGGCGCCCGCGCCGCCCTGGCGGCCGCGACAGGTCTACGACGACGGTCGTCGGGTCTATATCGAATTCCCCCGCGGCATCGTGCAGGGCGAGATGCCGCCGCTCTTCGTGCTCGGATCGGACGGCTCACCGGAACTGGTCAACAGCCGGGTGCATCGCAACGTGATCATCGTCGATCGGCTCTTCGCAGCGGCCGAGTTGCGTCTCGGAACAGGTCGGGCGCAACAGGTCGTCCGGATCGTCCGACGACAGCAAAGCGCGGTAGCTCCGGCCCCACTGACGCAAGACCGACGCATCGGAGGCAAGTTGTGA
- the trbF gene encoding conjugal transfer protein TrbF — MFKRPSTAYGKTPEPETPYQRAGQAWDDRIGSARVQAKNWRVMALGQLGLVAGLTAALVWQSLQGNVVPWVVQVDELGQAQAVGPADGSYDPTDAQFAWHLARFIEEVRSIPADPIVLRRQWLEAYDFTTDRGALALNDYAREADPFARVGEEQVSVDVSSVIRASPDSFRVAWSERRYDNGQLVGTERWTAILTIVVQPPRDTERLRKNPLGIYVHALDWSREMGE, encoded by the coding sequence ATGTTCAAGCGTCCCTCGACCGCCTACGGCAAGACGCCGGAGCCGGAAACGCCCTACCAGCGCGCCGGCCAGGCCTGGGACGACCGGATCGGCTCGGCCCGGGTGCAGGCCAAGAACTGGCGGGTGATGGCGCTCGGGCAGCTGGGCCTCGTCGCCGGGCTTACCGCGGCCCTCGTCTGGCAATCCCTGCAAGGCAATGTCGTGCCCTGGGTCGTGCAGGTCGACGAGCTGGGCCAGGCCCAGGCCGTCGGCCCGGCCGACGGATCCTATGATCCGACCGACGCCCAGTTCGCCTGGCATCTCGCGCGGTTCATCGAGGAGGTCCGCAGCATCCCGGCCGATCCGATCGTTCTGCGGCGCCAGTGGCTCGAAGCCTACGACTTCACCACGGATCGCGGCGCGCTGGCGCTCAACGACTATGCCCGCGAGGCGGACCCGTTCGCACGTGTCGGCGAGGAACAGGTCTCGGTCGACGTCTCCAGCGTCATCCGCGCCTCTCCTGACTCGTTCCGTGTCGCCTGGAGCGAGCGGCGCTACGACAACGGCCAGCTCGTCGGGACCGAGCGTTGGACCGCCATTCTCACCATCGTGGTGCAGCCACCGCGCGATACCGAGCGGCTGCGCAAGAACCCGCTCGGCATCTATGTCCACGCGCTCGACTGGTCGCGGGAGATGGGCGAATGA
- the trbL gene encoding P-type conjugative transfer protein TrbL: MGGTGVIDRFLQVFTSYIDSGFGLLGGEVAFLATTLIVIDVTLAALFWAWGADDDILARLVKKTIFVGVFAYIIGNWNALAKIVFESFAGLGLQAAGGSVTAAEFLQPGRVAQVGIDAGRPILESIADLLRYISFFENFVQILVMMFAWGVVLLSFFVLAIQLFVTLIEFKLTTLAGFVLIPFGLFGKTAFLAERVLGNVVSSGVKVLVLAVIIGIGSTLFGEFTAGFGAATPTIEDAMAIVLAALALLGLGIFGPGIANGLISGGPQLGAGAAVGTGLAVGGAAMAGGAALRMGGSAAGTAARGGASLAGGAAGAYRTGASGASSTAKAMADGSLGLAKAGAGTATSPLRRAAGAMKQSFVAGGQAGSQAAGGPPPATSAVGAAASAGGSGTPPDWARRMKRAQSLSHGTNTIAHALRAGDGGGSGTSISLSGKE; the protein is encoded by the coding sequence ATGGGCGGCACCGGCGTCATCGATCGCTTCCTGCAGGTCTTCACCAGCTATATCGACTCCGGCTTCGGCCTGCTCGGTGGCGAGGTCGCGTTCCTCGCCACCACGCTCATCGTCATCGACGTGACGCTCGCCGCCCTCTTCTGGGCCTGGGGGGCGGATGACGACATCCTCGCGCGGCTCGTGAAGAAGACGATCTTCGTCGGCGTCTTCGCCTACATCATCGGCAACTGGAACGCGCTCGCCAAGATCGTCTTCGAGAGCTTCGCCGGGCTCGGCCTGCAGGCTGCGGGCGGCTCCGTCACAGCCGCCGAGTTCCTGCAGCCGGGCCGCGTCGCCCAGGTCGGCATAGACGCCGGCCGTCCCATCCTCGAATCCATCGCCGATCTCCTGCGCTACATCTCATTTTTCGAGAACTTCGTGCAGATCCTCGTCATGATGTTCGCCTGGGGCGTGGTGCTGCTGTCCTTCTTCGTCCTCGCCATCCAGCTCTTCGTCACGCTGATCGAGTTCAAGCTGACGACGCTCGCGGGCTTCGTGCTGATCCCGTTCGGCCTCTTCGGAAAGACCGCCTTCCTGGCCGAGCGCGTCCTCGGCAATGTCGTCTCCTCGGGCGTGAAGGTGCTGGTCCTTGCCGTGATCATCGGCATCGGCTCGACCCTCTTCGGCGAATTCACCGCGGGCTTCGGCGCCGCGACACCCACCATTGAGGACGCCATGGCGATCGTGCTCGCCGCCCTCGCCCTCCTCGGCCTTGGCATCTTCGGACCCGGGATCGCCAACGGCCTGATCTCAGGGGGCCCGCAACTCGGCGCAGGCGCCGCTGTCGGAACCGGCCTTGCCGTCGGCGGGGCTGCCATGGCGGGCGGCGCGGCGCTCCGCATGGGCGGCAGTGCCGCAGGCACGGCCGCGCGCGGCGGCGCGTCCCTCGCGGGCGGGGCCGCCGGGGCCTACCGGACGGGGGCCAGCGGCGCATCGAGCACTGCGAAAGCCATGGCGGACGGCAGCCTCGGTCTGGCCAAGGCGGGTGCCGGCACCGCCACCTCGCCGCTGCGCCGAGCGGCCGGGGCGATGAAGCAGAGCTTCGTCGCCGGAGGCCAGGCGGGATCGCAGGCCGCCGGGGGACCGCCTCCTGCGACCTCGGCTGTTGGCGCGGCCGCCAGTGCCGGTGGCAGCGGTACGCCGCCGGACTGGGCGCGGCGGATGAAGCGCGCGCAATCCCTCAGCCACGGCACGAACACCATCGCCCATGCCCTGCGCGCGGGCGATGGCGGCGGGTCCGGCACCTCCATCAGTCTCTCGGGAAAGGAGTAG
- the trbK-alt gene encoding putative entry exclusion protein TrbK-alt yields MRRLPKVLISLGLVLGLAPLAVAIVADRADDGPEVPSVARPDPPPPAVDRTDALRACRDRGTAALDDPPCLRLWSEERDRFLGVAEPEDQHDPAPSLPSISPPDDTRPPQGQD; encoded by the coding sequence ATGCGGCGTCTCCCGAAGGTTCTGATCTCGCTGGGGCTGGTCCTGGGACTTGCGCCCCTCGCCGTGGCGATCGTCGCCGATCGTGCGGACGACGGACCCGAGGTGCCCTCTGTCGCGCGACCCGACCCGCCGCCGCCGGCGGTCGACCGAACCGACGCGCTGCGCGCCTGCCGCGACAGGGGCACGGCCGCGCTCGACGATCCGCCCTGCCTGCGCCTCTGGTCGGAGGAGCGGGACCGGTTTCTCGGGGTTGCGGAACCAGAGGACCAACACGACCCGGCGCCCTCCCTTCCGTCGATCAGTCCACCGGACGATACGCGCCCGCCACAAGGGCAGGACTGA